One stretch of Lucilia cuprina isolate Lc7/37 chromosome 6, ASM2204524v1, whole genome shotgun sequence DNA includes these proteins:
- the LOC111679745 gene encoding uncharacterized protein LOC111679745, which yields METINQPPETNSINITSILDSNITQDSPQTIEDVETEDSNSMKQHISEHEDDELLNESTTAEENISETTNIQLTEVDKIEDDIVGNNDEEPMDISSTEDTDDVTENQKTQNDSELQQVEAIAQPQPQPQNVENSKNNNITDDVDADMSGEYDESISNETKKFKYEVSKTDTEEDELLKSDNEDEHIEDQNENKTNALDSISMEQEEELLKSEDEDDDNKVESKEEKEVLNIKEVTESEHKNEVLQTNEIAKEVEEEVLQLSTQDLEELEETSIKEIQNDIETKQEVVSSTSNTCAEKENDEEHQQIATNMVREKNEDNSQTLESTVTTAQPSRVKKNAENHRILYQFDLDDDSSSQDSYKNNKTPSPPTPTSGNKDEYDDAKDDTTISPKHDSQQNIFETIDIKEVDNNESGNEEHEDSENEETKQTEKYPSEPPKSFDSPKSVNENVNPTVRSPLGASPISEKAFSDNNVDGEDDNDELRKQPDITTFQSPTVASPKSEVSSSDEENLMDQNNEADDKSSKLADSWNSENPPNDEKACESEKTFIEENSLDRQLKDLDDEKESFQSPKLNGDHDSPDRFNTPEHNDNSNDGNIKYNDETSHLTKSRKTSCDSNFLPSSPQHQSTFIFPQNKEFDSEFPKEIDEMDSSIGEQETEISNHNEHKTEIESDNDESNLKINENSGEHHNDSDVDDAIDTGNKSEVTLPPPAATNEHEDDEASRSSLASSASCSTTTSSSQQLVIDHPMDDVKEEKVKPLKITLKRKLSNSSDDGDSMGPQQKQVHLYIENPMTEESQKSLPSLNDDLKEELEPESAKDIQLEENMEIEESAQHETTETNMTELEPEKNNFAVENNEDKPSLFKPETEDPSTFKSLLLQQLEKPLAMPNIMANHSLSPLTTSPITYAPALLPTPLPQPLVDIPIPTPPPPLPAPPPPPPQATGVTKYLCFKCKTGSFDTFAALTEHQNTCLVSHSLFPFNQALMPPPISTPPAPLNIVKSSTSITTTKTADFTELKEIITPPAQPAVASTKKRYYKCSTCNTFHENWNLFLHIREQHNRHMCLYCVRFFPTAEKLALHLEIKHDLEQNHFNSEEALRKSIPMLEGYALETRFLMCCTCQHIFMENEQFSQHDCTEYIKPCSLCGQKGRHTNQCKAHPDSKRFSKLKKKKEKHLQPLESGAAAPSAPVSNERIEKNFTVPPITISNHNINPTIISNSNLNCDSGRAEKSLRPPTTINSMHSEDSNSSSNMVIDESCNTNHLLPPAQIPPQTNNNSLLGTQQQAQVTSVPFEPDLPPDREPKQPEAIPEPLPPLKLVVPKFKLRVPKEFQKSVDDALSTSDSEEYVEEEDEEEAEEEEVNVEEKEKHEQENKLNSETERDSALITNAALAVTSAPAPPVETAQNSLLAESTPANSQDMENERNSATESATEAGNSQDDVAYDSGADNKNKSQIPPLSLEDDDSLDEPNSNLVRIMQEIERTKMDIKRTKKTSHRHSKTFALPRQPTISQSSNRTADHNWSPTPPASPNSRWFTPRRSTISQSGEEQLQKTPQHQQFLLPPPSPVKQFGNPQERRDTIGSDMMDIDETITSQPTQIIFSNQLRPSDNENFHTSSESIDLKSNNEPVADSQITDNETSISDANNTVVETEQFDRPPESPLAQPTQQQEQVEQENTKLDIENVQTEKEKIPDIPDTPEKMDISLTQSTENEKADMSISEHHDEEEEEEGEDDTEIDVCDNKDQEENIHVTDNEKPLEVEKLPPADGIEVANEDTVTVDLQLDRPLDKYEIIDFVRICLKASYPLCLYCNHARRIAVNGKSLVLHIIGHHRFTATVDSITAEELLPSTIVTKLKSFLPDLEEHYFNSNSYCTYGEGSFINPFNERIFECFQCRFVTATHKELYLHNRKMHLRTAILCFMCRANFFSFSEILCHICPGIPNKVSVFDVKFRCCLCELDNIPSPFRLMVHLRKKHFACDVCLEDCRDQSKLSSHVWKHKLHHLCYRCGIAYRNKLDITKHLFWKHGTESTLCKRCLQKRWRHVYHFCIPPTNFVCEVCNLCFSKAMYLRVHKRLHSGDLRYPCIEDNCEEKFISRKLLLKHALLHQVLPPVEPEDKEQETATVLENKENELAASKEPSADDDKLANNLPNIKQEVIEIKKEPLDESEIENENLLKQEKSERTEKEEDDDDKKKNELQDSKNSDIKEKKRLSSSEPRKKRKKSKRSKELLDDLNLTAPNLSESDSSDDSDSDSDSKTKSEIDAMPRVMLSPPSEAENEDKENKSSETVEPGQVLDIWKNFLKTQQGSSTVEELERLKAANEENKQPKRVPVHVACSDHDYCKIEPDPPPPPPPAPKPDITEQKDEFKKPAAEVTSTPETSPTKRKQSKSPRRRLSSKRSDASSSSSDSSSSSDSSCSCGSNCSCSSSDSDSSSSSSSSDDSDSSMASNNSVRKRHRKKSERDRMRKRSESISPLKQHKLSVSITEVINVDDEEAAKEPEKVEERPPSPPKEPLFYESDLETNESETDEEFYDEHPQKLANELLAQKRAQLMAQTRLSPSHNYDIVENSRPSTPSLPEEVATNEKPKIKVKKKKRDRKSSCKGQGFHANHAPATEQAIAPAQTVLEVQQPVNAMMQVLPPQQPTALSLPAAPVTLINPVIDSQHTQTNSLYTTPLNIMPQTIYAPPPPVEQTTLTPRPLTMPPYGNSHRMSEGSSCSDADGSLKRSKRQRRPNKFYGYTSDDENLINGPPLMIGTRAFKPQPPPQLTWHKDDLPTPSKSILNNKNKTPRTPKTPATPGNPFLSSLSSSSNKKKSRLSLTGGEKSARKRPAKKKEAKAENKFPPIPTLKIRPSQIGLNTTINHSSNKTGNYNTTDETSSDEEATKGQFSATSSFNATMVKQTMAAAAAPPPAIVLPSQPPPPPTPQTTAFNHRIPPALLPNPDFATLQYFKANNIRYPIRPPAGARQPREGESVYCYCRCPYDEVSEMIACDGENCLIEWFHFECVGIMVAPQGKWFCAECRPKYSEELYPSTATGQLNV from the exons ATGGAAACTATTAATCAACCACCAGAAACAAATTCGATAAATATTACAAGCATTCTGGACTCTAATATCACACAAGATTCACCACAAACTATCGAAGATGTAGAGACAGAAGATTCCAATAGTATGAAACAACATATAAGCGAACATGAAGATGATGAATTACTCAATGAATCGACAACAGCAGAAGAAAATATAAGTGAAACCACAAATATTCAATTAACAGAAGTGGACAAAATAGAAGACGATATTGTTGGTAATAATGATGAAGAACCAATGGATATAAGTAGCACTGAAGATACTGATGATGTAACTGAAAACCAAAAGACTCAAAATGACAGTGAACTACAACAGGTGGAAGCGATAGCGCAACCGCAACCACAGCCACAAAATGtggaaaatagtaaaaataataacataacaGATGATGTAGATGCAGATATGAGTGGTGAATATGACGAATCAATTtcaaatgaaactaaaaaattcaaatatgaaGTATCTAAAACTGATACCGAAGAAGATGAATTATTAAAATCGGATAATGAAGATGAACATATTGAAgatcaaaatgaaaacaaaacaaacgccTTGGATAGTATCTCTATGGAACAGGAAGAAGAGTTACTAAAGAGTGAAGATGAGGATGATGATAATAAAGTGGAGagtaaagaagaaaaagaagttttaaatataaaagaggTAACAGAAAGTGAACATAAAAATGAAGTTttacaaacaaatgaaattgcTAAGGAGGTGGAAGAGGAGGTGTTACAACTCAGTACTCAAGATTTGGAAGAGTTAGAGGAAACCTCtattaaagaaatacaaaatgaCATAGAAACAAAACAGGAAGTGGTTTCAAGTACAAGCAATACTTGTGCGGAAAAAGAAAATGATGAAGAACATCaacaaattgcaacaaatatgGTTAGAGAAAAGAACGAAGATAATAGTCAGACGTTAGAATCTACTGTTACAACTGCCCAACCATCTAGAGTTAAAAAGAATGCAGAAAATCATcgaattttatatcaatttgaTTTAGACGATGACAGTAGCAGTCAAGAtagttataaaaacaataaaactccATCACCACCAACTCCAACTAGCGGAAATAAAGATGAATATGATGATGCAAAAGATGATACCACAATCAGTCCTAAGCACGAttcacaacaaaatattttcgaaactaTAGATATAAAAGAAGTTGATAATAATGAAAGCGGAAACGAAGAGCACGAAGATAGTGAGAATGAAGAAACTAAACAAACGGAAAAATATCCTTCTGAACCTCCCAAAAGTTTTGATTCTCCTAAAAGTGTTAACGAAAATGTTAATCCCACTGTTAGATCACCTCTAGGCGCTTCTCCTATAAGTGAAAAAGCATTTAGTGATAATAATGTAGATGGAGAAGATGATAACGATGAATTAAGAAAACAACCGGATATTACAACTTTTCAGTCTCCAACAGTAGCTTCTCCCAAAAGCGAAGTATCAAGTAGTGATGAAGAGAATTTAATGGATCAAAACAATGAAGCTGACGACAAATCAAGCAAACTAGCAGATTCATGGAATTCAGAAAATCCACCAAACGACGAAAAGGCATGTGAAAGTGAAAAAACCTTCATTGAAGAAAATTCATTAGATAGGCAGCTAAAAGATCTCGATGATGAGAAGGAATCATTCCAATCACCTAAATTAAATGGTGATCATGATTCGCCGGATCGTTTTAATACACCAGAGCATAATGATAACTCTAATGACGGTAACATCAAGTACAACGATGAAACAAGTCATTTAACAAAGTCACGAAAAACATCATGTGATTCGAATTTCCTGCCTTCTTCTCCCCAACATCAgtcaacatttatttttccaCAAAATAAGGAATTTGATAGTGAATTTCCAAAAGAAATTGATGAGATGGACTCATCTATTGGAGAGCAAGAAACTGAAATAAGTAATCATAATGAACACAAAACAGAAATTGAATCTGATAATGATGAAAGTAACTTAAAGATTAATGAAAATAGTGGAGAACATCATAATGACAGTGATGTTGATGATGCTATTGATACTGGTAACAAATCTGAAGTTACATTACCACCTCCAGCTGCAACAAACGAACACGAAGACGATGAAGCCAGCCGTTCCTCATTAGCTTCGTCAGCTTCCTGTTCAACTACCACATCATCCTCACAACAATTAGTTATTGATCATCCCATGGATGATGTTAAAGAGGAAAAAGTTAAACCTTTAAAAATCACCCTAAAACGAAAATTATCCAACTCAAGTGATGATGGTGATTCTATGGGTCCTCAACAAAAACAAGtacatttgtatatagaaaatcCCATGACAGAGGAAAGTCAGAAATCATTACCCTCCTTAAATGATGATCTCAAAGAAGAGTTAGAACCTGAAAGTGCTAAAGACATTCAGCTGGAGGAAAATATGGAAATTGAAGAAAGTGCACAGCATGAAACTACAGAAACTAATATGACCGAACTTGAACcggaaaaaaacaattttgcagTGGAGAATAATGAAGACAAg cctTCACTATTTAAACCAGAAACTGAAGATCCCTCCACATTTAAGTCTTTACTCCTGCAGCAGTTGGAAAAGCCCTTAGCAATGCCAAATATAATGGCTAACCACAGTCTGTCACCACTCACTACCTCGCCTATAACTTATGCGCCAGCTCTATTACCAACACCACTACCACAGCCTTTAGTGGATATACCAATACCTACACCGCCACCTCCTCTTCCGGCGCCTCCTCCCCCTCCGCCACAGGCAACCGgcgttacaaaatatttatgtttcaaGTGTAAAACAGGAAGTTTTGATACATTTGCGGCATTAACAGAACATCAGAACACATGTTTAGTTTCTCACTCACTATTTCCCTTTAATCAAGCGTTAATGCCGCCACCAATATCCACACCACCAGCTCCTCTCAATATTGTTAAAAGCTCAACctctataacaacaacaaaaacagctgattttacagaattaaaagaaataataacacCTCCAGCACAGCCCGCAGTTGCCAGTACAAAGAAACGTTATTACAAATGTTCCACCTGTAATACATTCCATGAAAATTGGAATTTATTTCTGCACATACGTGAACAACACAATCGTCACATGTGTTTGTATTGTGTACGTTTCTTTCCTACCGCTGAAAAGTTGGCATTgcatttagaaattaaacatgATTTGGAACAGAATCATTTCAATTCCGAAGAGGCTTTACGTAAAAGTATACCGATGTTGGAGGGTTATGCTTTGGAAACCCGATTCCTTATGTGCTGTACCTGCCAACATATCTTTATGGAAAATGAACAATTTTCTCAACATGATTGCACGGAATACATAAAACCTTGCTCTCTGTGTGGTCAAAAGGGTCGTCATACTAATCAATGTAAAGCTCATCCTGATAGTAAACGTTTCTccaaattgaaaaagaaaaaggaGAAACATTTGCAGCCCTTGGAATCTGGGGCTGCTGCTCCCTCGGCACCAGTTTCTAATGAAAG AATCGAAAAGAACTTTACTGTTCCACCCATAACCATAAGTAATCATAATATCAATCCCACCATTATTTCCAATTCCAATTTGAACTGTGATAGTGGTCGTGCTGAAAAAAGTCTGCGACCACCAACAACCATTAATTCTATGCATAGTGAAGATAGTAACAGTAGTAGTAATATGGTTATTGATGAATCATGCAACACAAATCATCTGCTGCCACCTGCACAAATACCGCcacaaaccaacaacaactcATTACTTGGGACACAACAACAAGCACAAGTAACAAGTGTACCATTTGAACCAGACCTACCACCAGACCGAGAACCGAAGCAACCCGAAGCAATTCCAGAACCTTTGCCGCCACTTAAACTAGTGGTGCCCAAATTTAAGTTACGTGTTCCCAAAGAGTTTCAAAAGTCTGTGGATGATGCTCTCTCCACCTCAGATAGTGAGGAATATGTAGAGGAGGAGGATGAAGAAGAAGCTGAAGAAGAGGAAGTTAAtgtagaagaaaaagaaaagcaTGAACAGGAAAATAAGCTTAATAGTGAAACTGAAAGAGATTCCGCCCTTATAACTAATGCAGCATTAGCAGTAACCTCTGCACCAGCACCACCAGTAGAAACGGCACAAAATTCATTGTTAGCTGAATCTACACCGGCCAATTCTCAAGATATGGAAAATGAGCGCAACTCTGCTACAGAATCCGCCACAGAAGCTGGAAATTCACAAGACGATGTGGCCTATGATAGCGGAGcagacaataaaaacaaatcacaaaTTCCTCCCTTATCATTAGAGGACGATGATTCCCTCGATGAGCCCAACTCCAATCTTGTGCGTATAATGCAAGAAATCGAACGTACTAAAATGGACATTAAGCGCACCAAGAAAACCTCGCATCGTCACAGTAAAACTTTTGCTCTACCAAGACAACCAACCATTTCACAATCTAGCAATAGAACCGCCGATCACAATTGGTCACCAACACCACCAGCCTCACCTAACTCACGTTGGTTTACGCCAAGACGTTCGACCATATCGCAAAGTGGAGAGGAACAACTTCAGAAAACGCCACAACATCAACAGTTTCTACTGCCTCCTCCCAGTCCGGTTAAACAGTTTGGCAATCCACAGGAGCGTCGTGATACCATTGGCAGTGATATGATGGATATTGATGAAACGATTACATCACAACcaacacaaattatttttag cAATCAATTACGTCCATCCGACAACGAAAATTTCCACACTTCAAGCGAAAGTATCGACCTCAAATCTAATAATGAACCTGTTGCGGATAGTCAAATAACTGACAATGAAACATCTATATCAGATGCCAACAATACTGTTGTGGAAACTGAACAATTTGACAGGCCACCAGAATCACCCTTGGCACAACCAAcccaacaacaagaacaagtAGAGCAGGAAAACACAAAATTAGACattgaaaatgtacaaacaGAGAAAGAAAAGATACCAGATATACCAGATACTCCAGAGAAAATGGATATTTCCCTAACACAATCTACAGAAAATGAAAAGGCAGACATGAGTATAAGTGAACATCACGATGAGGAAGAGGAGGAAGAAGGTGAAGATGATACTGAAATTGATGTATGTGATAATAAAGATCAAGAAGAAAATATTCATGTAACTGATAATGAAAAACCACTAGAAGTGGAAAAATTACCACCAGCCGATGGCATAGAGGTGGCAAATGAAGATACTGTCACAGTAGATTTGCAATTGGATCGACCTTtagataaatatgaaattattgatTTTGTACGCATCTGCTTGAAGGCCTCCTATCCCCTTTGCCTGTATTGTAATCATGCACGGCGCATAGCAGTAAATGGCAAAAGTTTAGTCTTGCACATTATAGGACATCATCGTTTTACCGCCACCGTGGATAGTATAACAGCGGAAGAACTTTTGCCCTCTACTATAGtaacaaaattgaaaagttttctaccCGATCTAGAGGAACACTATTTCAACTCGAACAGTTATTGCACCTATGGTGAAGGTTCATTTATAAATCCCTTCAATGAACGTATATTTGAATGTTTTCAATGTCGTTTTGTCACCGCCACGCATAAAGAACTCTATTTGCACAATCGCAAGATGCATTTACGTACGgccattttatgttttatgtgtCGTGCAAATTTCTTTAGTTTCAGCGAGATCTTGTGTCACATATGTCCCGGAATACCCAATAAGGTTTCAGTATTTGATGTTAAATTTCGTTGTTGTCTCTGCGAGTTGGACAATATACCATCACCGTTTCGTCTGATGGTTCATTTGCGCAAGAAACATTTTGCTTGTGATGTTTGTCTGGAAGACTGTCGTGATCAGAGCAAACTGTCTTCGCATGTGTGGAAACATAAATTACATCACTTGTGTTATCGTTGTGGCATTGCGTATCGCAATAAATTGGACATAACAAAGCATCTATTTTGGAAGCATGGTACTGAGAGTACTCTATGCAAAAGATGCCTGCAAAAGAGATGGCGTCATGTTTATCATTTTTGCATTCCACCCACCAATTTTGTGTGTGAAGTGTGTAATCTCTGCTTCTCCAAGGCAATGTACTTGCGAGTACACAAACGTTTACACAGTGGTGACTTGCGTTATCCGTGTATAGAGGATAACTGTGAGGAGAAGTTTATATCTAGAAAGCTTTTGCTTAAGCATGCTTTGCTACATCAAGTACTGCCACCCGTAGAGCCAGAGGATAAGGAACAGGAAACTGCAACTGTTTTGGAAAATAAGGAAAATGAGCTTGCTGCAAGTAAAGAGCCCAGTGCAGATGATGATAAGTTAGCAAACAACTTGCCAAACATAAAACAAGAAGTTATCGAGATTAAAAAGGAACCTCTAGATGAATCTGAAATTGAAAATGAGAATCTACTTAAACAGGAGAAAAGTGAAAGGACTGAGAAAGAAGAGGATGATGACGATAAAAAGAAGAATGAGCTACAAGATTCGAAAAATAGtgatataaaagaaaagaagCGTTTAAGTTCAAGTGAACCGCGTAAAAAGCGTAAGAAGAGTAAGCGATCCAAAGAGCTATTGGATGATTTAAATCTAACAGCTCCCAATCTCTCGGAATCGGATTCTAGCGATGACTCCGATAGCGATTCGGATTCAAAAACCAAAAGTGAAATAGATGCCATGCCGCGTGTAATGTTATCTCCGCCTTCAGAAGCGGAAAACGaagataaagaaaataaatcctCAGAAACTGTAGAGCCGGGTCAAGTATTAGATATTTGGAAAAACTTCCTTAAAACTCAACAGGGCTCAAGTACAGTGGAAGAATTAGAACGCCTTAAGGCAGCCaatgaagaaaataaacaacCTAAGCGCGTACCTGTGCATGTAGCTTGCTCCGATCATGATTATTGTAAGATAGAACCAGACCCTccaccgccaccaccaccaGCTCCAAAACCGGATATTACTGAACAAAAAGATGAGTTTAAGAAACCTGCAGCAGAGGTAACATCTACACCTGAAACCTCACCCACTAAAAGGAAACAAAGTAAATCTCCCAGACGCCGTTTATCTTCGAAAAGATCAGATGCTTCATCCTCGTCTAGCGATTCTAGCTCTAGTTCCGATTCAAGTTGCTCTTGTGGTTCTAACTGTTCTTGTTCTTCATCCGACTCCGATTCGTCTTCCTCTTCATCATCTTCAGATGATAGCGATTCATCTATGGCCTCCAACAATTCAGTGCGTAAACGTCATCGCAAAAAGTCAGAGCGTGATCGCATGCGTAAACGTAGCGAAAGTATTTCACCTCTAAAACAACATAAACTTTCAGTTTCCATTACTGAGGTCATTAATGTGGATGATGAGGAAGCGGCTAAGGAACCTGAAAAGGTTGAAGAACGTCCTCCTTCGCCACCCAAAGAGCCGCTATTCTATGAAAGTGATTTGGAAACAAATGAATCCGAGACTGACGAAGAATTCTATGATGAACATCCGCAAAAGTTGGCCAATGAATTATTGGCACAAAAACGGGCACAACTTATGGCACAAACTAGACTCTCACCTTCACATAATTACGACATAGTGGAGAATAGTCGTCCCTCGACACCATCTCTACCCGAAGAAGTGGCCACAaatgaaaaaccaaaaataaaagttaaaaagaagAAACGTGATCGTAAATCGTCTTGCAAGGGACAAGGTTTCCACGCGAATCATGCTCCAGCAACGGAACAAGCTATTGCGCCGGCGCAAACTGTTCTAGAGGTACAGCAGCCCGTAAATGCTATGATGCAGGTGTTGCCACCACAACAACCAACAGCACTTTCTCTTCCTGCTGCTCCTGTCACACTTATAAATCCAGTGATAGATTCACaacatacacaaacaaacagTTTATACACTACTCCTTTAAATATAATGCCACAAACTATTTATGCACCACCACCACCTGTAGAACAGACAACTTTAACGCCGCGTCCTTTAACAATGCCGCCATATGGCAATTCACATCGCATGAGTGAAGGCAGCAGCTGTTCTGATGCGGATGGTTCACTCAAACGTTCAAAACGCCAAAGAAGACCCAACAAATTCTATGGTTATACTAGCGATGATGAAAATCTTATCAATGGACCACCTTTAATGATAGGCACTCGAGCTTTTAAACCACAACCACCACCCCAATTAACTTGGCACAAGGACGATTTGCCTACACCctcaaaaagtattttgaataataaaaacaaaacgccAAGAACACCTAAAACTCCAGCTACTCCAGGAAATCCATTCCTTAGTAGTTTAAGCTCTTCgagtaataaaaagaaatctaGATTATCTTTAACGGGAGGAGAGAAATCGGCACGTAAGAGACCGGCTAAGAAAAAGGAGGCTAAAGCAGAAAACAAATTCCCTCCTATACCAACGTTGAAAATAAGACCCTCACAGATTGGTCTGAACACCACTATCAATCACTCAAGTAATAAAACTGGCAATTATAATACTACCGATGAAACCAGCAGTGATGAGGAGGCAACCAAAGGACAGTTTTCAGCTACAAGTAGTTTTAATGCTACAATGGTTAAGCAAACTATGGCGGCGGCAGCGGCACCACCACCTGCCATTGTATTACCCTCACAGCCACCACCACCGCCTACACCACAGACTACCGCCTTCAATCATCGAATACCACCAGCACTCTTGCCCAATCCCGACTTTGCCACACTACAATACTTTAAAGCCAATAACATACGTTATCCCATACGACCACCAGCTGGGGCCAGACAACCGCGTGAAGGAGAATCGGTTTACTGCTATTGCCGCTGTCCCTATGACGAGGTATCCGAAATGATAGCCTGTGATGGTGAAAATTGTCTTATAGAATGGTTTCACTTTGAATGTGTGGGCATAATGGTGGCACCTCAGGGTAAATGGTTTTGTGCCGAATGTCGACCAAAATACTCTGAGGAATTGTATCCTTCGACAGCAACGGGTCAGTTAAATGTCTAG
- the LOC111679739 gene encoding uncharacterized protein LOC111679739, with amino-acid sequence MRERSHTTPRRRGPKQPLPQDALYNDSFDSQESPYYTIDNTEDIYSTTLLPSQRCYVDPWDLENYDYVRKKIEQPISPRPQEYYETSLSPSPIEEPMHSNYYYDREPIEVPPRMASTMPRNRRRSSHYQCQMECCQPQPQRRRPSGLYDVGGVDKYDDYMTLHMAQKFQNALNLEDVEQNIYTGFGGLSSSSSTEPHSSLGDDYHTMTLQRHVSNYGILPQRRISKPAPKLEFPSPPPMPPTYDYCNPYATLPPCCSASDCYECLSQAQQQQQIYGTHPIYGTTPATGPSSCYGCAGMTGSQTLGRRPSSSLYSGIYSSKFGMSKKGLLQIDYSCSWNDLDRVMGKNY; translated from the exons atgcgtGAACGTAGTCATACCACTCCTAGAAGACGCGGTCCTAAACAACCGTTACCACAGGATGCTCTATACAATGATTCTTTTGATTCTCAAGAGTCCCCTTACTATACGATCGATAATACGGAAGATATTTATAGTACAACACTATTGCCATCTCAGAGATGTTATGTGGATCCATGGGACTTAGAAAATTATGATTATGTTAGAAA AAAAATTGAACAGCCAATATCTCCACGTCCCCAAGAATATTACGAGACATCGCTATCACCTAGTCCCATCGAGGAACCGATGCATTCGAACTATTACTATGACAGAGAACCAATTGAGGTTCCACCACGTATGGCATCCACAATGCCACGTAATCGTCGACGTTCTTCACACTATCAATGTCAAATGGAATGTTGTCAACCTCAGCCGCAAAGAAGACGTCCCAGTGGCCTTTACGATGTGGGTGGAGTCGATAAATACGATGACTATATGACTTTGCATATGGCGCAGAAATTTCAAAATGCTCTTAATTTGGAAGATgttgaacaaaatatttatacaggATTTGGTG GCCTCTCATCGTCCTCCTCTACCGAGCCGCATAGTTCGCTGGGAGATGATTATCACACAATGACATTACAGCGTCATGTTTCCAACTATGGCATACTACCGCAACGACGAATTTCTAAACCAGCACCCAAATTGGAATTTCCATCTCCACCACCAATGCCACCAACCTACGACTATTGTAATCCTTATGCTACATTGCCTCCTTGCTGTAGTGCATCCGATTGCTATGAATGTTTGTCGCAggctcaacaacaacaacaaatctatGGCACTCACCCAATTTATGGCACGACCCCAGCCACTGGACCCTCGAGTTGTTATGGCTGTGCGGGCATGACAGGCAGTCAAACATTGGGTCGACGTCCCTCTTCATCGCTCTACAGTGGAATTTATAGTAGTAAATTCGGTATGAGCAAAAAGGGTCTATTGCAAATCGATTATTCGTGCAGTTGGAATGATTTAGATCGTGTTATGGGTAAAAATTATTGA